In Desulfovibrio sp. 86, the following proteins share a genomic window:
- a CDS encoding HD domain-containing protein → MQQALKDAITICKTFLRNGYDAHVINAPLQEHLLQKVNHLAVDIACEPDMDTLFKLFPKATPTSENRALAVMEENGVTFRFYPLEVAAAGHPELSLVRITPTMIALLSPEERLKLRLTGFNAPEPSGDVYDGFEDIKSGAICLAGLPDETLRHNYLLAVRALRFAANFDLPIEPNTWLAIIRASSRVLDYVPATDIMDEWRKVAAENMYRFVRLLFDAHILQGLIPEVASLSCLTQMRNKEGDTENVFEHTLECMKRYPEEDFHYDWLGTMAMLFHDVGKLYTGEYYDGLWTYYQHHRVGAKVTRKILRRLHFTQEDIDLLCNLVRNHMRFHFMMTDRGIRRFKALDDYPRLIAMARADLKARDGIPTSFNHNMKYLDRAETPEQMLEPLLNGNEIMSETKLSPGPQVGVIRDALLKAQIAGEVTDLDSAVLFVRDYARKSVG, encoded by the coding sequence ATGCAGCAAGCGCTTAAAGACGCCATAACCATTTGCAAAACTTTTTTGCGCAACGGCTATGACGCGCATGTCATCAATGCCCCCTTGCAGGAACATCTGCTCCAGAAGGTTAACCATCTGGCCGTGGACATTGCCTGCGAGCCGGACATGGACACCCTGTTCAAGCTTTTTCCCAAAGCCACGCCCACATCCGAAAATCGGGCACTGGCCGTTATGGAAGAAAACGGCGTCACATTCCGTTTTTATCCTCTTGAAGTGGCCGCCGCCGGGCACCCCGAACTTTCGCTGGTCAGGATCACGCCCACGATGATCGCACTCTTGAGCCCGGAAGAACGCCTCAAGCTGCGCCTTACTGGCTTCAATGCGCCCGAACCCAGTGGTGACGTGTATGACGGTTTTGAAGACATCAAGAGCGGAGCCATCTGCCTCGCGGGCCTGCCGGACGAGACCCTGCGCCACAACTATCTGCTGGCTGTCCGCGCCCTGCGTTTTGCCGCCAACTTTGATCTGCCCATTGAGCCCAACACCTGGCTGGCCATTATCCGCGCCTCCAGCCGTGTGCTTGATTACGTGCCCGCCACCGACATCATGGATGAATGGCGCAAGGTTGCCGCCGAAAACATGTACCGCTTCGTCCGCTTGCTGTTTGACGCTCATATTCTTCAGGGGCTCATCCCCGAGGTGGCGTCGCTCTCCTGCCTGACGCAGATGCGCAACAAGGAAGGCGACACCGAAAACGTGTTCGAACACACGCTCGAGTGCATGAAGCGCTATCCCGAAGAGGATTTTCACTACGACTGGCTGGGCACCATGGCCATGCTCTTTCACGATGTGGGCAAGCTCTACACCGGCGAGTACTATGACGGCCTGTGGACCTACTACCAGCACCACCGCGTCGGCGCCAAGGTCACGCGCAAGATACTGCGCCGCCTGCACTTTACCCAGGAAGACATCGACCTTTTGTGCAACCTGGTGCGCAATCACATGCGCTTCCACTTCATGATGACGGACAGGGGCATACGCCGCTTCAAGGCGCTGGACGATTACCCCCGTCTTATCGCCATGGCGCGGGCGGACCTCAAGGCGCGTGACGGCATCCCCACCTCGTTCAACCACAATATGAAGTATCTGGACCGCGCGGAAACGCCGGAACAGATGCTGGAACCCCTGCTCAACGGCAATGAGATCATGAGCGAAACAAAGCTTTCACCTGGCCCGCAGGTGGGGGTTATTCGTGATGCCCTGCTCAAGGCGCAGATTGCCGGAGAGGTCACGGATCTGGATTCAGCAGTGCTTTTTGTGCGGGACTACGCGCGGAAGTCTGTAGGGTAA